In bacterium, one DNA window encodes the following:
- a CDS encoding glycosyltransferase family 4 protein, which yields MSQTKLNILVASRATLHHGIGGLERHCRDLCKGLAARGHKITLVTSEHPDGLERLNEDGVEILFIPDSLPGKYNPNFYRGAERLIKELQQEKPFDVLISQSLALGPYVHRTPRNQRPPCMLICHGTFWIEILSSSASVKNLFIRHYRMLRHSMVKLDFEWGTPGIKMQWQGWRSADKVVAVGPYVAQCLRTQYLIPKKRLRIIPNGVDLNDYSPNPDVRQKTRTELGFNEAFVILCPGRLSQDKSFDMAIKVLPALALKYPDLRMLIVGDGPESDNLKNLASELGVTNSVLFTGRIPQSDMGRYYAASDALFIPSERYEGLPYTLVEGAARGLAIITTSRGGQGAEIEDGVNGLLYRPGNLKDCIKTFERLLGDKAFAKRLASNARSFAESRYDINLMIDSFEALAYELAGE from the coding sequence ATGAGCCAAACCAAACTTAACATCCTCGTCGCCTCACGAGCTACATTGCATCATGGAATTGGCGGTCTCGAACGACACTGCCGAGACCTATGCAAAGGATTGGCGGCTCGTGGTCACAAAATCACCTTAGTAACCTCCGAACATCCTGACGGCTTGGAACGGCTTAACGAAGATGGCGTAGAGATACTTTTCATCCCCGATTCGCTGCCTGGTAAATACAATCCCAATTTTTATCGAGGAGCCGAAAGGTTAATCAAGGAACTACAGCAAGAAAAACCTTTCGATGTATTAATCAGCCAATCACTTGCGCTCGGCCCATACGTGCATCGAACCCCACGCAATCAGCGACCTCCATGCATGCTTATTTGTCATGGGACGTTTTGGATCGAAATCCTCTCATCTTCCGCCTCCGTAAAAAATCTGTTCATTAGACACTACCGAATGCTGCGCCATTCGATGGTGAAGCTTGACTTTGAGTGGGGCACTCCTGGGATAAAGATGCAATGGCAGGGATGGCGCAGCGCAGATAAGGTCGTTGCCGTCGGACCCTATGTGGCACAGTGTCTTAGAACGCAGTATTTGATCCCGAAAAAGCGCCTAAGAATTATCCCTAATGGTGTTGACCTTAACGACTATTCTCCTAACCCTGATGTTCGCCAAAAAACACGAACTGAACTTGGATTTAATGAAGCATTTGTTATCCTTTGCCCTGGGCGATTATCACAAGATAAAAGCTTTGATATGGCCATCAAAGTCTTACCTGCTCTAGCATTGAAATATCCCGACTTGAGAATGCTGATAGTGGGAGACGGACCGGAATCTGACAACTTAAAGAATTTAGCTTCAGAATTGGGAGTTACAAATTCTGTTCTTTTCACTGGAAGAATTCCACAATCTGACATGGGGCGCTATTACGCAGCCTCCGATGCTTTATTTATCCCCTCTGAGCGTTATGAAGGTCTTCCATATACCCTAGTTGAGGGAGCAGCACGAGGATTAGCCATTATTACAACCTCTCGTGGAGGACAGGGCGCTGAAATAGAAGACGGAGTGAACGGGCTACTTTATCGTCCCGGCAACCTAAAAGATTGCATCAAAACTTTTGAAAGATTGTTGGGTGACAAGGCTTTTGCAAAACGTTTAGCTAGCAATGCCCGATCATTTGCAGAAAGTCGATACGATATAAATCTCATGATCGATTCTTTTGAAGCGCTAGCCTATGAGCTGGCTGGGGAATAG